In Brachypodium distachyon strain Bd21 chromosome 5, Brachypodium_distachyon_v3.0, whole genome shotgun sequence, the genomic window GCGCTCGGCGTggaacgcggcggcggcggaggaggtcgaggtgcgcggagacggcggcacggcggcggagTGTTGTGGCTATTTATGCTggctggaggaagaggaggagaggccgtcgggcgccggagacggggaagaaggcgaagaagaggaggaggtgaaTGAGATCGACAGGCTAGCGGAGAGGTTCATCGAGCGGTTCCACGCAAAGTGCCTGCTGGAGAAGCAGGAGTCCTACCGCCGGAGGCACCTCATCGCCACCACCATCTGATCCTTCCTTCCATCCCTAGCCTGCATCCATGAAGAAACAAATTCCAAATCCATGGCGATGGATCGGGGTGGAGTACAGATTCATGCAAGCGGCCCGGACGTGGCAGGAAGAGACCAGGGGAatgtttttcttcaattcGAGGCGAGCACCGGAACATATGCACGTCGGGCGACGTCAGGTTGCACGTTTAAACAGTCAAAAAACGGGAGATTAATTGTTCTGCTCTGATTCGTTATCCGTATGTGTGAATTCTTTATGTAAAATTCGTTCGTTTAAATCCAAATCCATGGCCATGGATAGCAGCCTCGATCTGGAGGACAGTACGTGGTGCCTGAACGTGATGTACCGTACAGACCTTGTAGTAACATAGCATCGTCGTGGTCGAACGGTGAGGGCAACTCCATCCACGCGACCCAAATCCGTGGCCAAAAGACTCCGTTTGGGTCCCGACCAGAACATGTCTGCACCAGTTGTCCGGCCCCCGTCCGTTTGGGTCTGCAGTGTCCCAAAGCAGTCACCCATTTGGTTCGTTTTATTGGTCATAGACATGCGGgacaggaaaagaaaaataagcaaAGAAAGGACAAGCGCGGTGCAAAAATGTTGTTTGTCCTGACCCAAATTTGAACCAAATTTGAGTTGAAAATGAGCCGCGACGGATATAAAAAAGCGGATGGTGGCCGAAATGGGTCGCGGCGTTGGGACGTGTCCGTTCAGAGCCAAACGGACCAGTCCGTGCTAAATGGGTCCACCCGTTAAGTTGCCAtgagtgatttttttttaggggaacaGTGAGTGATTCAAGATGCATGGGGCTAACTGGGCCCGGAAACAaactcctcgtcctcgtcggtCTCCGCCTGAAGGCCCAAACTCCAAAGATTTCGCCTCTTTCCAAGCCCAACAACTCCCATAAGATCCCCCACCTGCACCCCCACGACGCAGCCGTTAACTCAGAACCAAAGAGATTTCCCACTTCGCCTCTTtcctccttcccctcctccgccgctccgTCTCCGGGAAACCGcaagctagggtttcggcttCGACGGCGCGAGGGGGTTCACTCGCCATGgacggggccgccgccgcccgcaagAGATCACGGACGGACACTGCCAACGGAGGCGCCAAGCGCTCGAAAGGTAACCCCTCGCCTCGCCCCGCCCGTGCTCCCCATCCCTAGCTAGTCCCCCGCCGGCTCGGTAAGTCTCCACTTCTGGATGTCGTGTCGTTTTGCTGGGTTTCGCTTCCTGTCTGTGCGTGGCCTGCGCCGCTGGATCTGCAAACTCGACGCTCTCTAGGGTGTTTCTAGGGTTTATTCCGCGAGCGTGGATGCCGTTCCCCAGGAATATTAAACTCATCGAGCTTAACGTTTGGGCTTAGGTTACGAGCGTGCCAAGTGTTTTCGAGACCAATGACGGTATTAAGCTATGTTTGGTTTCTGAGGCTATGCTACTCTAGTGTTTCAATGCTTAGGTGATTAGCTTGACCAGGTGAAGGTAGGTAGAACCTCAGGATAAGAGCATATGAGTACTTAGGTGAGCACACCTGACCACAGAGTATGAATAACAAAACAGCATATGTAGATTGTGTTGCACCTTGGGAAGCAATAGGAGAGGCATTGTTGGATAGATATTCATTATAGGCGTTTTGCAGACAGAACAGTACTTTTGATGTGTGACAATAGAAATACCAACAGACTGCGGTATGCTACTGTAGTACTGTATATACAACTGGTAGGCAGCAGCTAAATGCAACAGAGTGGAGATAAGGATCGCCTGTGTCTAGTACTGTGTGCCTACAAGTGTTCATGCTGTTGCAATTAAGTACTCTCAGTACAGAAAAGAGAAGCCTTGACAACAGAAGTATGCAAAACTCATCTAAGAGCAGGTACTAGCGTACTAAAAAGTTTATGAACATGTGGAACAGATGGTAATTATCATTATCATTTTCAACAATATCCAGTTTAAGTGTAACATGACTATTTTGTGCAGGATAGCCATCAGGAATATCATCTTTATCTTGCCTAAAATTATGTTCATTCATCACATTCATTGGACACAAATTGTATATGTTTACTTGATTAGAAGATTAACAATCCAAGTTCAAGCAAGTGAGAAAATGTAATTAATTTTATGCAACAGAAACGGAGTCACAACAAACTGGTCTATCAAGCAAATCGAAGCCTTGCACCAAGTTTTTCAGGTTCAAATCTTAACCTATCCAAAATAACAGCAGAATGGTACCTTCTAATTTTCACTATGTATTGTGCAGTTAAGAATTCATTCTCCCctgcaaattttatttttgatggAGAAGAATTGTTGTAAATTCAATTCAATGTTGCCAAATCATCACAGTAGATGTATTTGCTATTTTTCTGTCACGATATTGAATAAGATATATAGCATGATAACAATGCATCAATGCACAGTAGATGCATATCACGTTCTCCTTCTGTTATTCCCTGCATTCTATAaatcttgtcgaaatattacatgtatctagacgctttttaggtatagatacatactttattttggcaaatttgagacaagaattatggaacggagggagtacttggtAACTGGATGTGCATTTAGTAATGAATGAAATCATCCATATAATCTCATACAGATTACATGGGCTATATGCAATATATTGTGTTTTCTGTGGATCTTGGTTGAACTTAATGATAGATGGTTTAGACTTTCTAGAGCTTCCATTTAGAGGAAcggttttgttttttgctgGTGCAAGTTCCTGCATACTGAAAATTGAAAATTGTTAGACAGGACTTCATGCAACTTCTcgattttgtttctgtttatATCTCACTTCAGGCCCATAGGCATTTGATAAACATAGATCATACGTGACACTTGTGCATTTGACAACTATGTTCTCTTGGTATGGTAAATGTTCTGTCTTATTATACAGCAAGCACATCAGCATATCGTCCTAACATAATTTTTGAAACGGTTCATCCAGTTCGTTTCtcattctgtttttttattgcaaTATCAGTACATAATCTGTAATTTTGAATGATGCAGCACTGTTGGATGTCCTTTTGGTGAGGGCTGTCACTTCCTTCACTTCGTCCCTGGTGGATACCAGGCAGTATCAAAAACACACAACTTAGGCCATGCTGCTGCCTCTGCACCATCAAGAGCTCCCGTGGATCATGGTGCTAATTCTCATCCTGCTCCTGCTGGCAAAACACGCATGTGCACGAAGTACAACACTGCAGAAGGCTGCAGGTTTGGTGACAAGTGCCATTTTGCCCATGGCGAGAGGGAGCTTGGCAGGACGACCTACGAAAGTCCCTATGCTCCTCCTATGGGTGGTCGATTTGGAAGCCGACATGAGCCACATCCAGCAATGATGGGCCCTACAACTGGAAGCTTTGGCGCCTCAGCTACTGCCAAGATCAGTGTCGATGCTGCTCTTGCTGGTGGCATAATTGGGAAGAGTGGGGTCAACACAAAGCAGATTTGCAGAGTCACAGGTGTTAAGCTCTCAATACGGGACCATGAATCAGACCCAAACCTGAAGAACATTGAGCTCGAAGGCAATTTTGACCAGATAAAGCAAGCCAGCGATATGGTGGGGGAGCTGATCGCGACCATAAGTGCCAGCACGCCATTGAAAAATCCTGCTGGTGCAGTGCCCCCTGCAGGCCGAGGTGGTCCTGGTGGCAGGAGTAACTACAAGACCAAGATATGCGAGAACTTCCTCAAGGGCACCTGCACGTTCGGCGATCGCTGTCACTTTGCCCATGGCGAGAACGAGCAGCGGAAGGGTGCGGCTGTCTGAGCCCATGGACTCTCATTCTCCCTTGCCTACTGTGACTATTCTCCCCCGCCATTCTAGGTGATCAGCATGTTGTATTGCGATTTTATGGATTGTGCTTTTAGATTCATCTCTCGATTTAAGAAGTCAAACATTCCTCTACTCGTTATGCCAGTGTAGTTAGTCATCCATCTTTTGAGCTTCTGAGTTCTTTCTTCTGCATGCAATGGCTGGAGCTGTTTTGCCCGAAGATGATTTCTGTGTTAATTTTCTCGTTTTAGCCAATCGTAGCAGTATACTATTGCCAAAAATAGGATTCTGCGCAAGTATCCTGTGTCCCAACTAGTGATAAAACTGTTAATTTGTCGATGGCGTACAGTGACCAGGTTACAGTTAGATGATAGTAGTCTTCAGTGTCTCAAAATTTTCTTTGGCGACATGTCGACAACGTACAGGTCAAGGATACActtcagaatttcagatgATAATCTTCATTCAAGCAAAAAATTCTATTTACTCTACGTGGCCTTGCCTGGACAGCAGCTTCTAGCAACTGACGGCGGTGGACCGCAGCAAGCAATTCTCCTCGAATTCTCTTCTCTCGGGCTCTTGCACGTCAAAGTCTGTTaggcatggccgccgccgcgacgctCGCCCGGACctcccctccgccgctgctcctctgcGGCCCCCGCGACGGCCGCCTCCGGCTGCGcctctccccgcgccgccccgccgccgggtgccgctgccgggCCACGGCGCAGACGTCGTTCCAGGGGGGGCCCGCCGCCAGCTACGCCCGCGAGATGGAGCGCCTCTCCGCCAAGGAGTCCCTTCTTCTCGCCGTGAGCTACactccctccccatccccagTACCACTTCCCTTGTTATCCTCCTGCTTCCTCCCTACTTACCAGGGCCACGAGAACGTGCTGGTCCATGTCCATAGATACGAATCATATCCACAGTACTACCATGGCAAACCTCATTTGTTTTGGATTAGTTTCCCCAGTCAGCACACCCAATTTTGCACAATCGTGACCACATCGATAGTTCGATACGAATAAGATCGATGAGCAGCAAACACCTCAATTCTGCAGAGCCAGCCAATTGATTAACCCATGAAGAAGGATAAGTGGTGTTGTATTTGCGTGTTGGCAGTTGAGTTTGCGCCTTCAGGGTTTGAGCTTCAGGTTGATTTCTCGACTAGGTTATGTAATTAAAAACGCTGCTCATTTTCAGTTCAAGGATGCCGGAGGCTTCGAATCCTTGGTTAGCGGGAAGACCACGGAGATGCAGAGGATCGACGTCAATGAGCGGATCGTGGGGTTGGAACGCCTCAACCccactcctcgccccacgacGTAAGTTTTTGCAGCTGAAGAAACATCTACTATATGCCGTGGCTTATTTGAGCAGCTTCCACAATGGCAAGAAATTCCATtgatttaaaaacaaaaactgtttCACTTTTCAGATCCCCCTATCTGGAAGGTCGATGGAACTTCGAATGGTTTGGTGACAACAGTCCTGGAGCATTTGCAGCCCGGACTTTGTTTGAGTATGTCATTATTGCTGAGGCTACTGATATTTGCAATTAGCTTACCATTTGAATTAGGTTTCGCCATACATATTCTCATGAGAGTGAGTTATGTAGTATGTGATCACATAACAAGTATGCTCTTTTCGTAGGAGGTCACCTACAAGTGTGGCACACTTTACGGGACTTGATGTGGTGATCAAGGATGGATATTCCAAACTGTCATCTAACGTTAAGTTCTTCAATACGGTAATTCACAAGATGTGGAAACTGGAAAGCTGCTTACAACTATTGCACAATTTTGATCTATCTTTTCAGCTTTCTCAATATTTTTGGAATGCTGTATCGTTTATATGCCTGCATACAATAAGGTCATGGCTTTTGTCTTCATTTTTAAGCACTAGCTCCCATAATCTTACAAGATCCCAGGATCATATTTAAGTCATGCCATTGATGTCTTACCTGGAATATCTGTGTATGATTATGTCGAGTTCTCTTCTTGCACTCATGGTCTCACAATTTGCCACCCTTTGGTCTATGCAGATACAAAACAAATTTGTACTGACTACTCAACTGTCCGTGGAGGGACCTATCAGAATGAAAGAGGAATATGTGGAGGGCTTTTTAGAGACCCCCAAAATCAGTGAGGAAACACTACCTGAACAGCTGAAGGGCTTCCTTGGACAAACTACAGGAGCTCTACAGCAACTCCCTGCCCCCATAAGGGATGCTGTTTCAGAGGGTCTTAAAGTACCTCTTAGTAAGTACACAAGGCTTCAGTGTATTTATTACCTTGGTATTATAGCAATATAATGGTTTAGACTCTAGATTACTATCCTTGTAGCAACTATACAAATTATCAGGTGCAAAATAAGTGCGACACTTTTCCAGTTTTCTAGGACATACTGTTTGTTCAGACAAGGCAACTGCAAGATTTGTTACTGACCTTTTTGGTTTAAAGAACTCTTGCTAGCTTCAATAGAATTGTTAGAatatgctctctttttttcattgTTACCGTATTAGGAAAAAACTTGACTTTTGACAATAACAATTGAGGAATGCTTCCATCATTCATGTTGTATATCTGCAATATTTAGTGCCCCATATCTCATAATGCTTCGGTATAGTTATGCTGTTTTTCATCTGTGATGCCATGGGTATATAATAACCGTGTTACATGGATTATGTAGTTACTTGCGTGCCTCCTTTTCTCTTACAGATGGAATGTTCCAGCGCTTATTCATGATCTCATACCTGGATGAAGAAATATTGGTATGTGAAATCATGTCACCATAATTTGCACCTGCACACATTTACACTCCAGCTAAAGTGATCACATGGCATCCATATTAAAGTAATAATCTCCCCTCAACGTAGTCTAAATGCCCCTTGATGAGAGGACTGCATTAGTTACGCCCCTTGATGAGAGGACTGCATTAGTTTTAACTTCCACAAAAATGTGGAATCAATCTTAAACACCTGGTTCTATACTACTCCACTGTTCAAATCGAGGTCCTTAATTCCCTGGATTTCATGTTCGCCGGATCCTGTATCCTTTTGAGAATGCTATCAGTCGTAGATAATACAAGAATAGAATATAGTATGAACTGAATTCCATTCATTGGTGAAAGCGATAAGCGAGACCTGAAGAATAATGCACATACTCGTcagtttttttgttaaaaaaatcatggatAAGATGCCAGTTTAAGATGCTAATAATCTGATCAGACTACCAATTAAGTTGGTTATGTAGTAGCATCTTTTTGATTTAACTCAGTGCCATCAGTAATAGACCAAATTGCTGGGGATaacttttattttgagaatCCTTTGTTTTAGATAAGTCAATCTAACCATCTATCACAAGTACcgaatgaatggtttgaaatCTTGTATTTATTTCGTTAGTACTAAATATTTTGGAACTATCAAAAGGTTGCAACTTCTCATGATTgagttctctctctcttctagATTATCAGAGATGCTGCTGGAGCACCTGATGTCCTCACCAAACTGGAAGGTCCACAACCAAATCCGATCGACACGTCAGACACAGTGATTCCAGAATACCAAAGCTAGTGTTTGGGTACTAACTGGAACATTATGATTAACTTTTTCAAGGATTCCTTCTATTTTTGTGCATGGTAACAGTCACTAGTGTGTAAACTAGCTCTCCCCTTTGTTGCTACTCTCGACTCTCGAGTACATACTTCTATTTTGAAGTTGAGCggtattcttttcttttcttgaaaaagaAATCCTGGAGTCGAGTAATAATCGATGGCTATAAAGCAGTGAAATAAAAGTTGAGCTGTAAGATGGCTATAAAGCAGTGAGCTAAAAGTTTAGAGCTGTAAGATAGCTATGAAGCAGTGAAATAAAAGGTTAGAGCTGTGAAATAAAAGTTTAGAGCTGTAAGATGGGCAGCAAATACTTCCttcattccataattcttgtctcaattttttccaaaaatggatgtatctattcttaaaaagcgtctagatacatgtagtatttcgacacgaattatgaaacggagggaccAAATTTTATTTAGCGCAAACTGTAAATTGCTTGATACAGTTCCAGGCTCTCAGGCTGCTTGCAACGTGTGTAAGCTGGCGTCTACAGGCAAATGCCAATTTTATTATGCAGCTCACTGCATCGTTTAAGAATCGGAAAGATGGCAGCTATCCAACGCGGAGGGTGACGTGGCACAATGTACGGTGTTCTCTGGCTCGGTGGTTTTCAATCCGCTCAGTGCTATGTCAGTTACACGATGGTTCTTCTTCTACCTCAGATCAATGGGACCAAACAGCAGCAGTCAGCAGAGTAGCTAGATCACCGAGAGTCTGAGACAGTACATATATTCTGTTCCGCGGGCGTGGATGTCGTGATAAATCGTGACACCACCTTCATCGTTGACACTGCAAGTAGTTCAGTGTCAGATCAGAGCCCTCTCATCCTTGCATGCAcccagaaaaaagaagaaacaaagtgATGTTCGGAATCAAACAGCCAATGCCAATAGGAAGAATCAAAGGGATCTGGCAATTTCTCCATGTACTACTGTCTCAAATTTCCAAAATGTATGCAACTCGACCGAGAAATGAAATGGAGAAGGCATTGATACAAGGTTTTATCTATCCAGCGGGCAATTAATTGGGGCGACGGACGGTCTCCATAAATCGGACCAAAAATCCTACTGAGGAAGAGAGAATGAATCCAGACTCAGCAGCTCTAAAGCCTCTAATCGGTCAGAAAACTAAAACTCGTCGCCGTTGAGAAGGAAGTCTTCGAGCCCCTGGAAGAAGGCGTCGTTCGATTCTGCTTCCACCTCCCCTAACGCGCGCGCCGCgagcccttcctcctccgccggggacgccgccgcctcccccttGGTCTCCGCCGGTGGTggggcgacgacggcgggcgcggggtcgggagagccgccggccgcgggcagggacgacgacgactccCCGGCGCTCTCGGACGACGAC contains:
- the LOC100832297 gene encoding probable plastid-lipid-associated protein 13, chloroplastic encodes the protein MAAAATLARTSPPPLLLCGPRDGRLRLRLSPRRPAAGCRCRATAQTSFQGGPAASYAREMERLSAKESLLLAFKDAGGFESLVSGKTTEMQRIDVNERIVGLERLNPTPRPTTSPYLEGRWNFEWFGDNSPGAFAARTLFERSPTSVAHFTGLDVVIKDGYSKLSSNVKFFNTIQNKFVLTTQLSVEGPIRMKEEYVEGFLETPKISEETLPEQLKGFLGQTTGALQQLPAPIRDAVSEGLKVPLNGMFQRLFMISYLDEEILIIRDAAGAPDVLTKLEGPQPNPIDTSDTVIPEYQS
- the LOC100832005 gene encoding zinc finger CCCH domain-containing protein 31, with the translated sequence MDGAAAARKRSRTDTANGGAKRSKETESQQTGLSSKSKPCTKFFSTVGCPFGEGCHFLHFVPGGYQAVSKTHNLGHAAASAPSRAPVDHGANSHPAPAGKTRMCTKYNTAEGCRFGDKCHFAHGERELGRTTYESPYAPPMGGRFGSRHEPHPAMMGPTTGSFGASATAKISVDAALAGGIIGKSGVNTKQICRVTGVKLSIRDHESDPNLKNIELEGNFDQIKQASDMVGELIATISASTPLKNPAGAVPPAGRGGPGGRSNYKTKICENFLKGTCTFGDRCHFAHGENEQRKGAAV